gaaattgaatttcaaaaaaatcagatttttaaaattagatttctcaggaacaattcgaccgattttgctctaatttattattttgtcatgtaaaactatattctgcaaaattatgcaaacaattcttacttattatttctattctTACTAacttagtataaaataataaatatttactattacgttattttttacattgcattgtctttggataaacgaattttacaattttgtgcaaaaacttttcaactctCTTAAAAAGCTCTTGAGATATattgaaatacgcaaaaagggaaattaacattaactgGTCAAAACTTTACAGCGTTTTCTTGAACAAATTCTtgaaaccatatttcccagattgcggttaccccttatatttttgaggttagaaatccgaatccgcagaaaaaaagttatgtttatttagagaagtgcgtttttgtgttaGATTTCGTAATTGAAATTGTTGTCTgtgcttattaattagcatatttgaaagcGTGCCATTAAGATTGTGTCCTAGAACTAAGATCCCTTAAGGGAACCCCTGGATCAAACATTGGAAGAAATgtgtcttcgtggaggattcTTTGATAGAAATCtttcgcatttgcgttacatggagcaGAAAATCGCTAAAACCTTCCATGGTATTCTAACGTGACGGTACTCTAACTCatcatccgtctaccactaaggatattttgcgtcagcactgtggttggtgagacccggatgcggaattcatattgaCTAGCAATCAccgggattcgagcccggttcacATCATTAGAATGCGAGTTTTCTATCCCTCGACTACCAATGTTCGattccgtatccttgtaatttttgaacccaatccagaagaagaGGAGACTTTTGgctcaagtattgagagaaatttgccttcgtggaggactttttgctggaactaacccgtatttgcgttacacggagaagaaaacTACGTAAAgtcattgatttgttatagaaaCTTAAAGGACTTtctgaccccgacagatttaacatgcaccagacATCATTTTCATCACACGAGgattcttcggccggctggattcgaactcccgttctcacgaataTGAATCGAACGCCcgaccaaccaggctatcctttCTCACTTCAAGTAACTGTAGAAAATTTCAGTCTTAAACAGAGCATTGCATATTCAGGCTTAAACTTATAATTGTTCTGGTTGCTCAGTATCAGCCCTGGTGGGTTGGTACTTATTGCTTGGATCTGACATGAATCAAAGACATAAAATGATGACACGGCTAAACATGCAGTCTAATATAAAGGGTTATTCAATGCCTGTCCTGTAAATATTACCATTAAGATTAATTATATGCCTGGTAGAGAGCTTGTGTTGAAGGAGTTGCTACAATCATTTCTGAATTGTACATACACCTAATTTAATATAACATGCTTATAACTTAACATACATCACATATCTcaacatatgtatatatatacaccgaagtgCCTTTACATTATGACCAACCTGCTattaacatgtaggaccacctttagctctcaaaactgctagcacccgctgTGGCATTGATcgcacaaggtgctgataggtagtctgaggtatttggtaccaagcgctcaccaactggtcctgcaattccctcacattgcgagggggtaccGTGGCAGAAccaatttggttttccaagtagaaccacaaatgctctattggattaaggtcaggtgaatttggaggccaagacatgacttgaaagtcactggaatgttccttgAACCAATCCATGCCAAtccgacccttatgacatggtgcattatcctgttggtaaacacaaTTCCCCGcgggaaaaactgttgccatgaatgggcaaacctggtctgcaactatgttcaagtagcttacagacgtcagggattgttctaagaggattatattttatgaaaacaacagagttttaatgcttttattaatacaaaagtatttataacttttgtattattattattattacatatataNATATATTTGCCCTTGTGCAAATACCGCCGttaatttaatcttatataGTAGATAAAAGCTTGCTTACTTAGCTGTGTCATGCACTTGGGACAACAGCCGCACGATCCTGCGTTTGGTTTCATTTTCTGATGTGGCatgcatttcatttttgttgGACATTTCATAGCACTGCAGCAATTGGGCTTGCATGTATTGTTCATGGGCATGCTAGTTTGTGGGTGCGCTTGTAATAGTTTCATGACCGCCATCAAAATATTAGTTGTACATTCTGCGTTGATGATCAGAGATATCAAAACAAAGCATATGAACAtctataaaagaatatatatattaagggttatttttaatatgtactcGTTAATGAAAAGTTGTGCAGGCCCAACAAATGCAAACTAACTACAAAGATTCTTTGCATATTTATGAAACTTTCTAAAATATGGTCATTGTAATATAATTGTACTGATGCATTGCATAGTTATTGTTTCcctcataagatttttcttttcgtcttttatttaaagataacttaaaatgtatgttttataatttgcatttttatttattagatttgaaataattttagttaccATTATACCTAAAACAACGTAAAACATGTAAAGGGCCTCGGGCactaagtgaaatatttttcgaaagtgCGCTTTTTACATCAAGCTGTTTCTCAGTATTGTTTCCTTGAGATTTGAACAAGTAAACAGCACACTATGTAGATGCATCATTGTCTACATGGGAATCGTGGTATTTTCCATCAATAACACTGGTAAgaacaaaaatgtgaaaatgtaGATTATCGTTAAATTGCCTCCAGCTCTTCGTGAATTGTGATAGCCAAATTGCTGagtaatatgtaataatttttttggtactATTCGAATGCCAAATCTGCAACTTACTAGATAAAGAGAAGGAACTAGTAgacattttttgtatttcaagcATGTTTTCAGAAAGAGAAATGGTATCCGTGgttaacatacatttttaataatctcaTACAACagacaatgattttttaagacagctgAAATGTCTACCATTTATGAACTATCATATCTTTAACTATTCTTTTACTATTCTTAATTATGAGCCAACTACACTACTTACTTTTTCCGATTAGGAAATAATTCggtatatattaataaaccaTAATACATAATCAGGTGTATAGGTGTTAGTAAGTTGTGACAGTCACAGatactttctttctttcataaacaaaattgaCAGGAAATAATTTCAcggccaatttttttttcttcccttttctGGGTGAGCTACAACCTTGTTTTGCTCATCATTATACATTACGTCATTTTGTGTTAAGTGACATGGTCCCTGTACATTCACCATAACttattaattctgaaattaacatACGCAGTAACACCATAACAATTAACCGGCACCgagctgtgatggctcaggggagggagcgttcgccttccaatgaggtgaaccgggttcgaatcccagttatggttggttgatacgaattccgcatccggcttgcactgaccacagtgcagacataaaatatcctcagtgatagacggatcatgggttagaattcccttgctgtaaggctaacagtgggaggttttcctctccatgtaaagcaaatgtgggttagttccccCAAAAAgacttccacgaaggcaaatttctcccagtaccaAGAgtatccaagagttcccttgtcttctggattgggttcaaaatttacaaggctgcggagtacAACATAAGGTGGGCATTTTATCTACCAATAGCTGCCACTATTAAcacaagaaaaattacaatCGAATTTATTCAGGTCGGAAATAAGAACATATGCCAAGCAAAAGGGTTTCGCCGATCCACCAAACACTCGGTAGCGTGAGTCTACTTTGCATATgcaaaacttctaaaatattctgtttGTAAACGTTTGTCCTGcttgacattttatttatgagtctatttaatttacatttacagATAACCCAAGttctttaaaatctaatttattaaaacattaatacatACACATGCTTGTCACATTGCTCATTCCAAAATTGGTTTTCCGAAGTGATTATGAAATGTAATTGGAAAAAATCAATTGCAGACaatgcatttttacattttgcccTGCCCAGGCTTAATCAGTCGAAGATTATCACGCGATTATatagaaaattgatttatacATGCGTAATGGTAATCCAAatcattcttaattaaattacaaatcctagaatgaaattaataagCCAAAGTTTcactatcattttaaatataaacataaaatctcCCAGAAGAAGTGGCAGTTATGCATacacatagctgccaacttgtacggaagttaaaaaataattttcttagctGTAGCAACAAAAGCGTTTTGatctaaaaagtttgaattgcaTTTGAGTCTGTTTGCATTGGAGTCTGCATTGGAAAGTTAACATTGATGTCTGAAATCTTTCTTGATAAAAAGCGAGGTATTTggttcacaaataaaaattgaggaCTGAAATCTTTCTTAATGaacaaaaggaaaatgtttCACAAATGGAATATTCTAGTCAGAAATCCttctggataaaaaaaaaaaaacgaggaaTTTggttcacaaataaaaattgaagactgaaatctttcttaattaacaaaaggaaaatgtttCACAAATGGAATATTGGAATCAGAAATCcatcttgataaaaaaaacgagGAATTTggttcacaaataaaaattgaagactGAAATCTTTCTTAATGaacaaaaggaaaatgtttCACAAATGCTATATTGGAGTCAGAAATCcttcttgataaaaaaaaaacgaggaaTTTggttcacaaataaaaattgaagactGAAATCTTTCTTaatgaacaaaagaaaaatgttttacaaatggAATATTGGAGTCAGAAATCcttcttgataaaaaaaacgagAAATTTGGTTcgcaaataaaaattgaagactGAAATCTTTCTTAATGaacaaaaggaaaatgtttCACAAATGGAATATTAGAGTCAGAAATCCTTCTTGATAAAAAAACGAGGAATTTggttcacaaataaaaattgaagactGAAATctttcttaatgaaaaaaaggaaaatgtttcaCAAATGGAATATTGGAGTAAGAAATtcttgttgataaaaaaaaaaacgaggaatttggttcagaaataaaaattgaagactGAAATCTTTCTTGATGaacaaaaggaaaatgtttCACAAATGGAATATTGGAGTCAGAAATtcttcttgataaaaaaaaacgaggAATTTggttcacaaataaaaattgaagactGAAATCTTTCTTAATGaacaaaaggaaaatgtttCACAAATGGAATATTGGAGTCAGAAATctttcttgataaaaaaaaagagaaatttggTTCACAAATCGAACATTGGAGCCTGAAAActttcttagtaaaaaaaataaaaaataataataatatgtttcaCAAATCGAACATTGGTGTCTGAAATcttacttgataaaaaaaagaggaatttgTTTCACAAATAAACATTAGAGTCTGAAATCTAtcttgtttaaaagaaaaaaggaaatgttGCACAAATAGAACATAGGAACTTAAAACTTAATGGGGTAAAAACTTAATgggcaaataataaaaaaaaaaatgaagtagagAAAGTTTACCTGTCCTTGTGCTCCCATAACTATGCTGCTCCAAAATCCTTACTCATAGTAGTTATAGGAAAGGCTAAAGTGCCATGTTATATAAGCGATATGCTTGTTGCTTGGCAAAATCAGTATAGCTACAGTCTGATATGTTTATATCTTTCAAAACGTAcggaacaaaatttatattccccacatttttatataagcatgctattggtattttattttgaaccaatTAAGTGTCATTGTTTCGAATTGTTGGTAAAACACTGAGTTTCTTGTCATTGTTTATACCGAAATGAAATAAACGTTTTGAAGTTACAATCATTTCTATATTTGATGAGTCTTAATAGGACTCGTAAATAATGGATATTCAAggtaaaaacaaagaaatgtcTAAAAATCACGTTCACGTAGCGGAACTTAGTTACCTGGCGTATTTAAAAGATAAGGAAACGCAAAttcttttccaaataaatttgcatttaaattccTCAAATTTTATGAATCGAAAAAATGGGCTTCGCAAATTCacatgattaattaaatatttgttcattaGCTTACTTGTATAACAGTaatacaaaatagaatttccaaTCACAAGTTACTGCtgctattacaatttttaactgGTCACTTGCgatttattacatttcttaGTATAAATTGTCCAGTAGAAAATTCACGTTATTTAAGATTTACGCTaagaattaagttatttaagttaAGAATTAAGTTATCCAGcagaaaatttaagttaagtttcGAGTTATGGTAAAGTACTATGCATCTTTACCATAACTCGAAAAGCACTTaaggaaaatcttatttttgaatatgttataagagataaaaattattagctttaaatttaaaataatgtttttaatcattttttgctataaaaaatagcTATCAATTTGTCCCTTGTActaattttaactgttatacgtaatttaaaatttaatttcagaaattaagtgTCCGAAGAAAACGATGCTTAGTTAGAAAACCTAAATTTTATACTGTGCATGTTTACCGTTACTCGAAAAcgatttgaagaaatttaaagaaaatcttatttCAGAATATCTTATAAGCGATAAATATTATAAGctttacatttaattacaaaccttacaatttatttatgtagggaaataaattttctcaaatttgtttGTAGCTCACGACAtcttagaatttataaattaaagaaaacttttatgaataGTAAAATTACGCGTA
This window of the Parasteatoda tepidariorum isolate YZ-2023 chromosome 4, CAS_Ptep_4.0, whole genome shotgun sequence genome carries:
- the LOC107447457 gene encoding fungal protease inhibitor-1, whose translation is MGAQGQMFICFVLISLIINAECTTNILMAVMKLLQAHPQTSMPMNNTCKPNCCSAMKCPTKMKCMPHQKMKPNAGSCGCCPKCMTQLSQGSPCHPKPKHPMPKMPSSECGCGMQCKGGKCCK